From Pseudorca crassidens isolate mPseCra1 chromosome 7, mPseCra1.hap1, whole genome shotgun sequence, a single genomic window includes:
- the STKLD1 gene encoding serine/threonine kinase-like domain-containing protein STKLD1 gives MPSLEVDAGSWDPRALERVKKPSAPGRCWCLDALQILDWLNPGALGVNLLVEETKTKVKHVIKQVECIDEHQANEALEELMPLLKLQHAHVSIYQELFIMWNSEISSLFLCLVMEFHEGSFQNVIEKKRAAKRVIDSQWMQNMLGQVLNALEFLHQLDIIHRNLKPSNIALVSSDHCKLQDLSSNALMTDVAKWNVRAEEDPSHKSWMAPEALKFSFSQKSDIWSLGCIILDMAGCSFLDSTEAMLLRKSIRSSPDGLRGVLRTMEERRVPDAEIFSSLLPLMLQAEPSDRITIRDVIHLFVSSDFRSSSSALMPHRQVVPDFIIDRLLESNVTSILEVMQNFSSHPEDQQRALERLLGMSEDQQGVPWPAELAEVLAGTVKQHDRVLDAQPCACSLLLRTRGQGLATDELRRAGLCECILERLDALPRNRDTCLNGLRLLWALLVDAVIANKAPWEKAPALIAEVLATCPTDAEMAEASCAVLWLLSLLGCIGEQQLEEVVVLILQGIRACQDRALLVNNACQALASLAKMSELAALQVVMPEEGSSGLTLIQETYQLHQDDPEVVESICMLLAHLASHKDILSELVSSGIQPLVEEIHGRFTSSLVSVGGLPRPDLGGTESRGRSSGLCGGDWGCRVCGFEALPVSPCPRPEQGKPWREAAVRPLRRKAD, from the exons ATGCCCAGTTTGGAGGTGGATGCTGGAAGCTGGGATCCTAGGGCGCTAGAGAGAGTGAAGAAACCCTCTGCCCCAGGGAGGTGCTGGTGCTTGGATGCCTTGCAG ATTTTGGACTGGCTGAATCCTGGGGCCTTGGGGGTGAACCTTCTGGTAGAGGAGACAAAAACCAAAGTAAAGCACGTGATAAAGCAG GTGGAGTGCATTGATGAGCATCAGGCCAACGAGGCCCTGGAGGAG TTGATGCCACTGCTGAAGCTTCAGCATGCCCACGTCTCCATCTACCAGGAGCTCTTCATCATGTGGAACAGTGAG atctcctctctgttcctttgcCTGGTGATGGAGTTCCACGAGGGAAGCTTCCAGAATGTCATTGAGAAGAAGAGGGCGGCAAAGAGAGTCATTGACTCCCAG tGGATGCAGAACATGCTGGGCCAGGTGTTGAATGCGCTGGAGTTCCTGCACCAGCTGGACATTATCCACAG GAACCTCAAGCCCTCCAACATCGCCCTGGTCAGCAGCGACCACTGCAAACTGCAGGACCTGAGCTCCAACGCACTCATGACCGATGTAGCCAAGTGGAACGTCCGTGCAGAGGAAG ACCCCTCTCACAAGTCCTGGATGGCCCCCGAAGCCCTCAAGTTCTCCTTCAGCCAGAAATCTGACATCTGGTCCCTGGGCTGCATCATTCTCGACATGGCCGGCTGCTCCTTCCTGGAT agCACGGAAGCCATGCTTCTGCGGAAGTCCATCCGGAGTTCCCCCGACGGCCTGAGGGGTGTCCTGAGGACCATGGAGGAGAGGAGGGTCCCCGACGCAGAAATCTTCAGTTCCCTTTTGCCTCTGATGCTCCAGGCCGAGCCGTCGGATCGAATAACCATCAG ggaCGTGATTCACTTGTTTGTGAGCAGCGACTTCAGGTCTTCCAGCAGTGCCCTGATGCCGCACCGGCAGGTGGTGCCCGACTTCATCATCGACAGGCTGCTAGAAAGCAACGTCACCAGCATCTTAG AGGTCATGCAGAACTTCTCCAGCCACCCCGAAGACCAGCAGAGGGCCCTGGAGAGGCTCCTGGGGATGTCTGAAGACCAGCAAG GTGTGCCGTGGCCGGCGGAGCTGGCGGAGGTGTTGGCCGGCACCGTGAAGCAGCACGACAGGGTCCTTGACGCACAGCCGTGTGCCTGCTCCCTGCTGCTCCGCACCCGGGGCCAAG GACTGGCCACAGACGAGCTGCGGAGGGCCGGGCTGTGCGAGTGCATCCTGGAGCGCCTGGACGCCCTCCCCAGGAACAGGGACACCTGCTTGAACGGCCTGAGGCTGCTCTGGGCTCTGCTGGTGGACG CTGTCATCGCGAACAAGGCCCCCTGGGAGAAAGCCCCGGCCCTCATTGCTGAGGTGCTGGCCACCTGCCCCACGGATGCGGAGATGGCTGAAGCCAGCTGTGCAGTCCTGTGGCTGCTGTCGTTGCTGG GCTGCATAGGCGAGCAGCagctggaggaggtggtggtCCTAATCTTGCAAGGCATCCGGGCGTGCCAGGACCGAGCCCTGCTGGTGAACAACGCCTGCCAGGCGCTGGCCAGCCTCGCGAAGATGTCCG AGCTGGCGGCCCTGCAGGTGGTGATGCCCGAGGAGGGCAGCAGCGGCCTCACCCTCATCCAGGAGACGTACCAGCTCCACCAGGACGACCCGGAGGTGGTGGAGAGCATCTGCATGCTGCTGGCCCACCTCGCCTCCCACA AGGACATCCTGTCAGAGCTGGTGTCCAGCGGCATCCAGCCCCTGGTCGAGGAGATCCACGGGCGCTTCACCTCCAGCCTGGTGAGTGTTGGGGGGCTGCCTCGGCCAGACCTGGGTGGCACAGAGTCCAGGGGCCGGAGCAGTGGTTTGTGTGGAGGCGACTGGGGCTGCCGCGTGTGTGGTTTTGAGGCTCTCCCTGTATCACCGTGTCCACGACCTGAACAAGGTAAACCCTGGAGAGAAGCAGCAGTGAGACCGCTTCGAAGAAAAGCAGATTAA